In Denitratisoma sp. DHT3, one DNA window encodes the following:
- a CDS encoding zinc-dependent alcohol dehydrogenase family protein, translating to MKSFHFTPDAPLDGVPGATFGIELRESAIPKPGPGQVLVRMRASALNFTDLIFLHGRLPQVAGRVPLLDGAGEIAAVGAEVSSWRDGDRVIAHPHQNWLAGEPRPEAYGNVLGSLVDGTLRQYALMPADAVVAMPGHLSFEEAASLPCAGLTAWNSLLGGPPARRPCVPGDTVLVQGTGGVSLFVLQFAKLAGCRVIATTSTAAKADMLKRMGADAVINYVEHPAWSTQVLELTGGRGVDLVVEVGGPNTLPQSIRSMRVGGRLTLIGVVGGMGSLDYVHLLPIIEKALTVFANAMGSRADLEAMLRMIAQHKLRPTLDRVFPFERAGDAFRHFASRAHVGKVVISH from the coding sequence ATGAAGAGCTTCCATTTCACCCCCGACGCCCCGCTGGACGGCGTTCCCGGCGCGACATTCGGCATCGAACTGCGCGAATCAGCGATTCCCAAGCCCGGTCCGGGGCAAGTGCTGGTGAGAATGCGCGCCAGCGCCCTCAACTTCACCGACCTGATCTTCCTCCACGGCCGCCTGCCCCAGGTGGCGGGGCGGGTGCCGCTGCTCGACGGCGCCGGGGAGATCGCCGCGGTAGGTGCCGAGGTGAGCAGCTGGCGGGATGGCGACCGGGTGATCGCCCATCCCCATCAGAACTGGCTGGCGGGGGAACCGCGGCCGGAAGCCTACGGCAACGTCCTGGGCAGCCTGGTGGACGGCACCTTGCGGCAATACGCGCTGATGCCGGCGGATGCCGTAGTCGCCATGCCCGGCCACCTGAGTTTCGAAGAGGCGGCCAGCCTGCCCTGCGCCGGGCTGACCGCCTGGAACAGCCTGCTCGGCGGCCCGCCGGCGCGGCGGCCCTGCGTGCCCGGCGATACCGTCCTGGTCCAGGGCACCGGTGGCGTCTCCCTGTTCGTGCTGCAGTTCGCCAAGTTGGCCGGCTGTCGGGTGATCGCCACCACATCCACGGCCGCCAAGGCCGACATGCTCAAGCGGATGGGCGCCGACGCGGTGATCAACTATGTCGAGCACCCAGCCTGGAGTACGCAGGTGCTCGAACTCACCGGGGGCAGAGGCGTGGACCTGGTGGTGGAAGTCGGCGGGCCCAACACCCTGCCCCAATCCATCCGCTCCATGCGGGTCGGCGGGCGCCTGACCCTGATCGGCGTGGTCGGCGGCATGGGCAGCCTGGACTACGTGCATCTGCTGCCCATCATCGAGAAGGCCCTGACGGTCTTCGCCAATGCCATGGGCAGCCGGGCGGACCTGGAGGCCATGCTGAGGATGATCGCCCAGCACAAGCTGCGGCCGACCCTGGATCGGGTGTTCCCCTTCGAGCGGGCCGGCGACGCCTTCCGCCATTTCGCCAGCCGCGCCCACGTCGGCAAGGTGGTGATCAGCCATTGA
- a CDS encoding phosphotransferase family protein, with the protein MKSVDDSLVMKRTSYRDPEALRNQLTAWFARTLGPGSDPQLSPLGTPGKAGMSSETLLFDMTWQENGVERSGRFVGRLPPPEDAFPIFPRYDFDLQVGVMRLVGGKSQVPVPKVPWQERSADALGVPFFIMERIDGEMVPDSPPYVFGGWLLDATPAQQQQVQQELVNILAGIHGIEATPAETAFLQLDQPGATPLRRHFAREKALYAWGRNDMRFAPIERLFDWLEAHWPERESPAVINWGDARPANVLWRDFKATAVLDWELAAMAPREMDVGYLIFFHRYFHHVAQIMAGTDAMPDFLCRDDVAAAYEAMTGVRLHDIDWHITYALLQQAIVETRLSQRRILFGEMERPAGPDEYIYCRGLIQQVLDGRKNLWA; encoded by the coding sequence ATGAAATCCGTCGATGACTCCCTGGTGATGAAGCGCACTTCCTACCGGGACCCCGAAGCACTTCGCAACCAGCTCACCGCCTGGTTCGCCCGCACCCTCGGCCCGGGCAGCGACCCGCAGCTCTCTCCCCTGGGGACGCCCGGCAAGGCCGGCATGTCCAGCGAGACCCTGCTCTTCGACATGACTTGGCAGGAAAACGGCGTCGAACGCAGCGGCCGATTCGTCGGCCGCCTGCCGCCCCCGGAGGATGCCTTTCCGATCTTTCCCCGCTACGACTTCGACCTGCAAGTCGGCGTGATGCGCCTGGTCGGCGGCAAAAGCCAAGTGCCGGTACCCAAGGTGCCCTGGCAGGAGCGCAGCGCCGACGCCCTGGGCGTACCGTTCTTCATCATGGAACGGATCGACGGCGAGATGGTGCCCGACAGTCCGCCCTACGTCTTCGGCGGCTGGCTCCTGGATGCGACGCCGGCCCAACAACAACAGGTCCAGCAGGAACTGGTAAACATCCTGGCCGGCATCCACGGCATCGAGGCCACGCCGGCGGAAACCGCCTTCCTGCAGCTCGACCAGCCCGGCGCCACGCCCTTGCGGCGCCACTTCGCGCGGGAAAAGGCGCTCTACGCATGGGGCCGCAACGACATGCGCTTCGCACCCATCGAGCGGCTGTTCGACTGGCTCGAAGCCCATTGGCCGGAACGGGAAAGTCCCGCCGTCATCAACTGGGGCGATGCCCGCCCGGCCAACGTGCTCTGGCGCGACTTCAAGGCGACGGCAGTGCTGGACTGGGAATTGGCGGCCATGGCCCCCCGCGAAATGGACGTCGGCTACCTGATCTTCTTCCATCGCTATTTCCACCACGTCGCCCAGATCATGGCCGGCACCGACGCGATGCCCGACTTCCTGTGCCGCGACGACGTGGCGGCCGCCTATGAAGCCATGACCGGCGTCCGCCTCCACGACATCGACTGGCACATCACCTATGCCCTGCTGCAGCAGGCCATCGTGGAAACCCGGCTGTCCCAGCGCCGCATCCTGTTCGGCGAGATGGAACGCCCGGCCGGTCCCGACGAATACATCTACTGCCGCGGCCTGATCCAGCAGGTGCTGGACGGCCGGAAAAATCTCTGGGCCTGA
- a CDS encoding enoyl-CoA hydratase/isomerase family protein produces METVTCRTLEEGILEVRMNRPERLNAINPALIGDLLAVFQGLQLDRKTRVVILTGEGKGFCSGADLQEYAGPGAIPGTDGMGQLGFVYKFQEYLAQLMLAIHECDKPVIAAVNGAAVGGGLALALASDIRIASTAAKFGAVFIKTGLSNCDVGVSYFLPRLVGASTAAELMLTGRIFKADEAREMKLVSRLVAPEELEAAALETARAIAENSEYGVWMTKKGLWSNVDATSLRQAMELENRTQVLGTFTGCMEDAMQAFGAGTKPRWKPL; encoded by the coding sequence ATGGAAACCGTAACCTGCCGCACCCTCGAGGAAGGCATCCTCGAAGTCCGCATGAACCGCCCGGAGCGGCTCAACGCTATCAACCCAGCCCTGATCGGCGACCTGCTCGCAGTGTTCCAGGGCCTGCAGCTGGACCGCAAGACGCGGGTGGTGATCCTGACCGGGGAGGGCAAGGGCTTCTGCTCCGGCGCCGACCTGCAGGAATACGCCGGCCCGGGCGCGATTCCCGGCACTGACGGGATGGGCCAGCTGGGCTTCGTCTACAAGTTCCAGGAATACCTGGCGCAACTGATGCTCGCAATCCACGAATGCGACAAGCCAGTGATCGCCGCGGTGAATGGCGCGGCAGTCGGCGGCGGCTTGGCCCTCGCGCTGGCCAGCGACATCCGCATCGCCTCGACGGCAGCGAAGTTCGGTGCGGTGTTCATCAAGACCGGGTTGTCGAACTGCGACGTGGGGGTCAGCTATTTCCTGCCGCGCCTGGTGGGCGCGAGCACGGCGGCGGAGCTGATGCTGACCGGGCGCATCTTCAAGGCCGACGAGGCGCGGGAGATGAAGCTGGTGTCGCGGCTGGTGGCGCCGGAGGAACTGGAAGCGGCAGCCCTGGAGACCGCTAGGGCGATCGCCGAGAACTCGGAGTACGGCGTATGGATGACCAAGAAAGGTCTGTGGTCCAACGTCGATGCGACGAGCCTGCGCCAGGCGATGGAACTGGAGAACCGCACCCAGGTGCTGGGTACGTTCACCGGCTGCATGGAAGATGCGATGCAGGCCTTCGGCGCGGGCACCAAGCCGCGCTGGAAACCGCTCTGA
- a CDS encoding SDR family NAD(P)-dependent oxidoreductase — protein MKMTFDGKVAIVTGAGGGLGRAYALLLAQRGARVLVNDLGGDFTGQGANPSYAAAVVDEIRTLGGIALANGDSVASREGAERIVAEAMQAWGRVDILINNAGIVTSRGPLWEMADAQWDTDIRVAATGTFQMCRAVWKHLWDKDYGRILNVSSGSFFGMGSGLGYPAAKGATWGITRALAATADHHRKNIRVNCVMPTAASRMTHLLGEDVDAAMKREYLPEAAAPVAAYLVHDEVPCNGEMFRIGGGGFRRVFIGITPGYRSSPADLDMETVRDHFAQAMAVDGYTIPRNSIDALDADAGVDWSAFGPGII, from the coding sequence ATGAAAATGACGTTCGACGGCAAGGTCGCTATCGTGACCGGAGCTGGAGGCGGGCTGGGACGGGCCTATGCGCTGCTTCTGGCGCAACGGGGCGCCAGGGTGCTGGTGAATGACCTGGGCGGGGACTTCACGGGGCAGGGGGCGAATCCATCCTATGCCGCCGCCGTGGTTGATGAAATCCGCACCCTGGGCGGCATTGCTCTCGCCAACGGCGACAGCGTCGCCAGCCGGGAGGGCGCGGAGCGGATCGTGGCCGAGGCCATGCAGGCCTGGGGGCGCGTGGACATCCTGATCAACAATGCCGGGATCGTCACCAGCCGCGGGCCGCTGTGGGAGATGGCCGATGCCCAGTGGGACACGGACATCCGGGTGGCGGCGACCGGGACTTTCCAGATGTGCCGTGCCGTATGGAAGCACCTGTGGGACAAGGATTACGGCCGCATTCTGAACGTCTCCTCGGGTTCGTTCTTCGGTATGGGTAGCGGTCTGGGCTATCCGGCGGCAAAAGGCGCGACCTGGGGCATCACCCGCGCCCTGGCAGCCACCGCGGATCACCACCGAAAGAACATCCGCGTCAATTGCGTGATGCCGACGGCGGCCAGCCGCATGACCCATCTGCTGGGCGAGGACGTCGACGCGGCCATGAAGCGGGAATACCTGCCGGAGGCGGCGGCGCCGGTGGCTGCCTATCTGGTGCATGACGAGGTGCCGTGCAACGGCGAGATGTTCCGCATCGGCGGCGGCGGCTTCCGCCGCGTCTTCATCGGGATCACGCCCGGCTATCGCAGCAGCCCGGCCGATCTGGACATGGAGACGGTGCGCGACCATTTCGCCCAGGCCATGGCGGTGGACGGCTATACCATTCCCCGCAACAGCATCGATGCGCTCGATGCCGATGCCGGAGTAGACTGGAGCGCGTTCGGCCCCGGCATCATCTGA
- a CDS encoding SDR family NAD(P)-dependent oxidoreductase, translating to MYQVNLEGKVALVTGGSRGLGRAMVLGLARAGADVVIASRKLDTCETVAAEVRALGRQALPFAAHAGQMESLDALLEATYQRFGKLDILINNAGTNPVTAPLSDLTPELFQKVFEVNTKGPWYLASRAAPRMAKHGGGSIINVISVAGLKPPAYQGFYAATKSALHALTKVMAAEWARLGVRVNALAPGSIHSDMFDNSAAQLPGFMEGSVAATLQKRVADTDEILGSVMYLASDMSSFTTGTTLVADGGYLAL from the coding sequence ATGTACCAAGTGAATCTGGAAGGAAAAGTGGCCCTGGTGACCGGCGGCAGCCGGGGTCTGGGGCGGGCGATGGTGCTGGGTCTGGCCCGGGCCGGCGCCGACGTGGTGATCGCCAGCCGCAAGCTCGACACCTGCGAGACGGTGGCGGCGGAAGTGCGCGCCCTGGGCCGCCAGGCGCTGCCCTTCGCGGCCCACGCGGGCCAGATGGAAAGCCTGGACGCGCTGCTGGAAGCCACCTACCAGCGCTTTGGCAAGCTCGACATCCTGATCAACAACGCCGGCACCAACCCGGTCACGGCGCCGCTCTCTGATCTGACCCCGGAGTTGTTCCAGAAAGTGTTCGAAGTGAACACCAAGGGCCCCTGGTATCTCGCCTCCCGCGCCGCGCCGCGCATGGCCAAGCACGGCGGCGGTTCCATCATCAACGTGATCTCCGTGGCGGGTCTGAAGCCGCCGGCCTACCAGGGCTTCTACGCCGCCACCAAGTCGGCGCTGCACGCTCTGACCAAGGTGATGGCCGCGGAATGGGCGCGCCTGGGGGTGCGGGTGAATGCCCTGGCGCCGGGGAGCATCCATTCCGACATGTTCGACAACTCCGCCGCGCAACTGCCGGGCTTCATGGAAGGCTCCGTCGCTGCCACGCTGCAAAAGCGCGTCGCCGACACCGACGAGATTCTCGGCTCGGTGATGTACCTGGCCAGCGACATGTCCAGCTTCACCACCGGCACCACCCTGGTCGCCGACGGCGGCTACCTTGCACTGTGA
- a CDS encoding SDR family NAD(P)-dependent oxidoreductase: MNKRLEGKVAIVTGASRGIGTAIAQRLAAEGARVAIVARAPESGSQRFSPGLQITADRILAQGGECLCISADLTDANARAHIVDEVTAHFGGVDILINNAAWANLHSSLDESLENARLQFEVNVFAPLQLSQQCVPSMTARGAGWIVNLSSGSAQHVGIAPYAADDEGALVIQRQVTLYGASKAALERMTNGMALELAAANIAVNALSPVAAVATEAALEAGVVQAGAYFEPVEAMAEATLALCSRPPGQLSGRALVSLGLLREIGATVHTLDGSSPLAGYSLPAV, translated from the coding sequence ATGAACAAACGACTCGAAGGCAAGGTGGCCATCGTCACCGGCGCCAGCCGCGGCATCGGCACCGCCATCGCCCAACGCCTGGCGGCGGAGGGTGCCCGCGTGGCGATCGTCGCCCGCGCCCCGGAATCCGGCAGCCAGCGCTTCTCGCCCGGCCTTCAGATAACGGCCGACCGCATCCTGGCGCAGGGTGGCGAGTGCCTGTGCATTTCGGCCGACCTCACGGACGCCAACGCACGGGCGCATATCGTCGATGAAGTGACTGCCCATTTCGGCGGCGTGGACATCCTGATCAACAACGCGGCCTGGGCGAATCTGCATTCCTCCCTGGACGAGTCACTGGAGAATGCGCGGTTGCAATTCGAGGTGAATGTCTTCGCGCCCCTGCAGCTTTCCCAGCAGTGCGTGCCTTCGATGACGGCACGGGGCGCCGGCTGGATCGTCAACCTGTCCAGCGGCTCGGCCCAGCACGTGGGGATCGCTCCCTATGCCGCGGATGACGAAGGCGCGCTGGTCATTCAGCGCCAGGTCACGCTCTACGGCGCGAGCAAGGCGGCGCTGGAGCGGATGACCAACGGCATGGCGCTGGAGCTTGCTGCGGCGAACATCGCGGTCAATGCCCTCTCGCCGGTGGCTGCGGTGGCAACCGAGGCCGCGCTGGAGGCGGGGGTGGTCCAGGCCGGTGCCTACTTCGAGCCCGTCGAAGCCATGGCGGAAGCCACTTTGGCACTCTGCTCGCGCCCGCCCGGCCAGCTCTCCGGCCGGGCGCTGGTGAGCCTGGGCTTGCTGCGCGAAATCGGCGCCACGGTGCACACCCTGGATGGGAGCAGCCCTCTGGCGGGCTATTCATTGCCCGCCGTGTGA
- a CDS encoding SDR family NAD(P)-dependent oxidoreductase has protein sequence MGRLSERVAIVTGAGAGIGKGIARRLAAEGAAVLVAEFNDATGKAVADELRRDFGVRAEAFRVDVCDKGQVQAMVAAAAQRFGTVDILINNAWAARRGSQPFMPLEAKADEDFDHAFRIGHMAAFWAMQAAFPIMRDKRWGRIINIASLNGVNAHPYTVDYNAAKEALRALTRTAAREWAVHQICCNIICPAAATESYKTFAAAQPENAAELLKLNPMGRMGDPESDIGSVALFLASDDARYLTGNTLFVDGGSHINGVPWMAGGA, from the coding sequence ATGGGGAGATTGTCCGAGCGGGTCGCCATCGTCACCGGCGCGGGCGCCGGCATCGGCAAGGGGATTGCGCGCCGCCTGGCGGCCGAGGGCGCGGCGGTTCTGGTGGCGGAGTTCAACGATGCCACGGGCAAGGCGGTCGCCGATGAGCTGCGGCGGGACTTCGGCGTCCGGGCCGAGGCGTTCCGGGTGGATGTCTGCGACAAGGGCCAGGTCCAGGCAATGGTGGCCGCGGCGGCGCAGCGCTTCGGCACGGTGGACATCCTGATCAACAACGCCTGGGCAGCCCGCCGCGGCAGCCAGCCGTTCATGCCGCTGGAAGCCAAGGCCGACGAGGATTTCGATCATGCCTTCAGGATCGGTCACATGGCGGCGTTCTGGGCGATGCAGGCGGCGTTTCCGATCATGCGCGACAAGCGCTGGGGCCGCATCATCAACATCGCCTCGTTGAACGGCGTCAATGCCCATCCATACACGGTGGACTACAACGCGGCCAAGGAGGCGCTGCGCGCCCTGACCCGCACCGCCGCCCGGGAATGGGCTGTCCACCAGATCTGCTGCAACATCATCTGTCCGGCCGCGGCCACCGAGTCCTACAAGACCTTTGCCGCCGCCCAGCCGGAGAACGCGGCCGAACTGCTGAAACTGAATCCCATGGGCCGCATGGGCGATCCGGAGTCCGACATCGGCAGCGTGGCGCTGTTCCTGGCCAGCGACGATGCCCGCTACCTGACCGGCAACACCCTGTTCGTCGATGGCGGCAGCCACATCAACGGCGTGCCCTGGATGGCCGGCGGCGCCTGA
- a CDS encoding TonB-dependent receptor: protein MKQQYQKTFAVRTIPALVAAFMAGGACSALAQTGGAALEEIVVTAQKQSERLQDVPISIQAFSSRALENANVTSMLDMRSLAPSVEIKSYPASSEDLQVQMRGIPSQAMNIFIDVATPIHIDGVYIARGSGMNLTVADLESVEILKGPQGTLYGRNAISGAINLKTARPSQDFGFSQNITIGNYGKLVSKTSLNVPLTETLAAKIAYVHDERDGFIRDSNGSGKNWGDRKADAGRFDLRWKPSNTVTVDYGYDWAKTRYISNVNQCLNQLSPIEPVAPVALAYTADPGLCSSQRLSSLPMPHNANITMAPESGVENTGHNLTVEWAMNDTTTFRSITGYRSLRNNYYWGVLPGNTTVMSDAAINFPGNVYLPNGLGGVFGPVSSAGLQMGAKLHQVHDDYLSQEFVLIGRPSPYFKYTTGFYYFDEKGTISESAGQSLIANLAGGGVTVGGVSPMTLISTFNGEAGKAHNSSWAMFGQFTWTPDILSRKLDITPGIRYTRDKREASVYYGGGDIYLSTPYGLPAGALTNFGVTSAMPAGLLWLPGATPARIGAPGAPASGSNTFSKTSPSLTVQYRFTEDMQAYAKVAKGYRSGGFNDQAANGANFAKGYGPETLTSTELGFKGEFLDRKLRTNLAVFQSKYTDQQMTIAGNALRVYDVVNAGKSTYKGFELDVAASITNALRVGLNFSQVKFNYDKIVDQGVDVTQFFHYLPAKNTYSATLDYAFGKIGPGRLNWHLDYAHVDKASTNVSDLYTISGGTATLVSRLDPTNYTTPAYGLWNTRLSMAGIPVGPGSNGDLTVGLWIKNVTDKKYPAYVIDYGKFGTPFGAASTWGEPRTYGVDLTYRF, encoded by the coding sequence ATGAAGCAGCAATATCAGAAAACGTTCGCAGTGCGAACCATTCCGGCCCTGGTAGCAGCGTTCATGGCCGGCGGCGCATGCTCCGCCCTGGCCCAGACCGGCGGCGCCGCCCTGGAGGAAATCGTCGTCACCGCCCAGAAGCAGTCCGAGCGCCTGCAGGACGTGCCGATCTCGATCCAGGCTTTCAGCAGCCGGGCCCTGGAAAACGCCAACGTCACCAGCATGCTGGACATGCGCTCCCTGGCGCCCTCCGTCGAGATCAAGTCCTACCCGGCTTCCTCGGAAGACCTGCAGGTGCAGATGCGCGGCATTCCCAGCCAGGCGATGAACATCTTCATCGACGTGGCGACGCCGATCCACATCGATGGCGTCTACATCGCCCGCGGCAGCGGCATGAACCTCACCGTGGCCGATCTGGAATCGGTGGAAATCCTCAAGGGCCCCCAGGGCACTCTCTATGGCCGCAACGCCATCTCCGGCGCCATCAACCTGAAGACCGCGCGGCCGAGCCAGGACTTCGGCTTCTCCCAGAACATCACCATCGGCAACTACGGCAAGCTGGTCTCCAAGACCTCGCTCAACGTTCCCCTGACCGAAACCCTGGCCGCCAAGATCGCCTACGTCCACGACGAGCGCGACGGCTTCATCCGGGACAGCAATGGCAGCGGCAAGAACTGGGGCGACCGCAAGGCCGACGCAGGCCGCTTCGACCTGCGTTGGAAACCCTCGAATACGGTGACGGTGGACTACGGCTACGACTGGGCCAAGACCCGCTACATCTCCAACGTCAACCAGTGTCTCAATCAGCTGAGCCCCATCGAGCCCGTCGCCCCGGTGGCCCTGGCCTACACCGCAGACCCCGGCTTGTGCTCCTCGCAGCGGCTGAGTTCGTTGCCGATGCCCCACAACGCCAACATCACCATGGCCCCCGAAAGCGGCGTGGAGAACACCGGCCATAACCTGACGGTGGAATGGGCGATGAACGACACCACCACCTTCCGCTCCATCACCGGCTACCGCTCCCTGCGCAACAACTACTACTGGGGCGTTCTCCCCGGCAACACCACGGTGATGAGCGACGCCGCCATCAACTTCCCGGGCAATGTCTACCTCCCCAACGGTCTTGGCGGCGTCTTCGGCCCCGTCAGCAGCGCCGGCCTGCAGATGGGCGCCAAGCTGCACCAGGTCCATGACGACTACTTGTCCCAGGAGTTCGTGCTGATCGGCCGGCCCAGCCCCTACTTCAAATACACCACCGGCTTCTACTACTTCGACGAAAAGGGCACGATCAGCGAATCCGCCGGCCAGAGCCTGATCGCCAACCTCGCCGGCGGCGGCGTCACCGTGGGCGGCGTCTCCCCCATGACCCTGATCTCGACCTTCAACGGCGAAGCGGGCAAGGCCCACAACAGTTCCTGGGCGATGTTCGGCCAATTCACCTGGACCCCGGACATCCTGAGCCGCAAGCTCGACATCACCCCGGGCATTCGCTACACCCGCGACAAGCGCGAAGCGTCGGTGTATTACGGCGGCGGCGACATCTATCTCAGCACCCCCTACGGCTTGCCCGCCGGCGCGCTCACCAACTTCGGGGTAACCTCGGCCATGCCTGCGGGCCTGCTCTGGCTGCCGGGTGCCACCCCGGCCCGCATCGGCGCCCCGGGAGCCCCGGCATCCGGCTCCAACACCTTCTCCAAGACCTCGCCCAGCCTGACCGTCCAGTACCGTTTCACCGAGGATATGCAGGCCTATGCCAAGGTTGCCAAGGGCTATCGTTCCGGCGGCTTCAACGACCAGGCGGCCAATGGCGCGAACTTCGCCAAGGGCTACGGTCCGGAGACCCTGACCTCCACCGAACTGGGCTTCAAGGGCGAGTTCCTCGATCGCAAGCTGCGCACCAACCTGGCGGTGTTCCAGAGCAAGTACACCGACCAGCAGATGACGATCGCCGGAAATGCACTGCGCGTCTATGACGTTGTTAATGCCGGCAAGTCCACCTACAAGGGTTTCGAACTCGACGTGGCGGCCTCCATCACCAATGCCTTGCGCGTGGGTCTGAACTTCTCGCAAGTGAAGTTCAACTACGACAAGATCGTCGATCAGGGCGTGGATGTCACCCAGTTCTTCCACTACCTGCCGGCGAAGAACACCTACTCGGCCACCCTCGACTACGCCTTCGGCAAGATCGGGCCGGGCCGGCTGAACTGGCACCTGGATTATGCCCATGTGGACAAGGCCAGCACCAATGTCTCCGACCTCTACACCATCAGCGGCGGGACGGCGACACTGGTCTCCCGACTCGATCCGACCAACTACACCACGCCGGCCTATGGCCTTTGGAACACCCGGCTGTCGATGGCAGGCATTCCGGTCGGACCGGGCAGCAACGGCGACCTGACGGTGGGCCTGTGGATCAAGAACGTCACCGACAAGAAGTACCCCGCCTATGTCATCGACTACGGCAAGTTCGGGACGCCTTTCGGTGCCGCCAGCACCTGGGGCGAACCGCGCACCTACGGTGTCGACCTGACCTACCGGTTCTGA
- a CDS encoding TetR/AcrR family transcriptional regulator — MPPTKKSPSPAQPLAARKALPLRRKPGRPARISREAILQKSLEILATTPIEDFMVKTVAQELGTASMAIYNYFGSREELLIAVADEVCLLFKPPKPQDTWQETLLAWLWAVKKHADHYPVMLSIIGVNGHTSAGWLKITAPVTELMHDQLGLTKKSLALASYLFASTAAAMIHAVSVSAEYRKPEALPKPEELNGLGLESSQLMLLKMKALSSLKQKEIFDTLFAQLIKGIEVFL; from the coding sequence ATGCCTCCGACAAAGAAGTCCCCATCTCCCGCCCAACCTCTCGCCGCCAGAAAGGCCTTGCCGCTGAGGCGCAAGCCCGGCCGGCCGGCCCGTATTTCGCGTGAGGCCATACTCCAGAAATCCCTGGAAATCCTTGCCACAACGCCGATAGAAGACTTTATGGTGAAGACCGTGGCTCAGGAACTGGGCACGGCATCCATGGCGATCTACAACTACTTCGGCAGCCGGGAAGAATTGCTGATCGCAGTGGCGGACGAGGTCTGCCTGCTGTTTAAGCCGCCCAAGCCCCAGGACACCTGGCAGGAAACCCTGCTGGCCTGGCTCTGGGCAGTCAAGAAGCATGCCGACCACTATCCGGTGATGCTTTCCATCATCGGCGTCAATGGCCATACCTCCGCCGGCTGGCTCAAGATCACGGCGCCGGTCACGGAGTTGATGCACGACCAGCTCGGCTTGACGAAGAAATCCCTGGCCCTGGCGTCCTATCTTTTTGCCAGCACTGCCGCGGCGATGATCCATGCGGTGTCAGTCAGCGCCGAATACAGAAAACCCGAGGCGCTCCCAAAACCTGAAGAGCTGAACGGACTCGGTCTTGAGAGTTCACAATTGATGCTGCTGAAAATGAAGGCGTTGTCGTCGCTCAAGCAGAAGGAGATCTTCGATACCCTGTTTGCGCAGTTGATCAAGGGCATCGAAGTGTTTCTCTGA